The following are encoded in a window of Desertibacillus haloalkaliphilus genomic DNA:
- a CDS encoding alpha/beta hydrolase family protein, with product IQFGEKGQLAGSLSFPETSPVALPAILILAGSGPLDRNGNGTRKGPMLHLYNQLAAFLTECGFVVLRYDKRGTGKSSGDFIKTGFWDLIDDAKAALHFLRDQPIVDRNKVFILGHSEG from the coding sequence GATTCAGTTTGGTGAAAAGGGGCAATTAGCTGGTTCGCTCTCCTTTCCAGAAACATCACCTGTCGCGTTACCTGCTATTCTTATTCTTGCTGGTTCAGGCCCGCTTGACCGAAATGGGAATGGAACAAGAAAAGGCCCAATGTTGCATCTTTACAACCAGCTTGCTGCTTTTTTAACGGAATGTGGGTTTGTCGTATTGCGCTATGATAAACGGGGGACGGGGAAAAGTAGTGGAGATTTCATAAAGACAGGGTTTTGGGACTTAATTGACGATGCCAAGGCCGCACTTCACTTTCTAAGAGACCAACCAATTGTTGATCGAAATAAAGTATTTATACTCGGACATAGTGAAGGC